In Zunongwangia profunda SM-A87, the following proteins share a genomic window:
- a CDS encoding ArnT family glycosyltransferase, producing MGRKSIGYLFILIVGLLLAIGIPGFMESSEARYAAIGYEMFSSGDYLHPYLLGIYHFHKPPLTYIITALGYSIFGVNEFGARFFLVVAYAIQLLLVYRINLLLFGNAKQSRLAMIIYAGFPIVLISVLNLTTDAYLNTFFMAAVYFYICYYQKKNYSSLYLLAIMLGLGVLTKGPVVFLPFGVFIVLFQSFLKPKWKWTIHHWMALILCVFISVSWFAYMVGTVPKLWEYFIGYQLKDRIFNAEVFHRAEPFWYYLILAPLLIFPYSVPLIFGVFKNRGTRNALAKVFIAGALIIIFIFSLFSSKLILYILPSSLFFASFIAYKLNTHPKQLKLLIHTMTWELYILIGGGVLFFLFSALFIPAALLSVFLLGFLCCRFKGKKWSFGVLNLWFVPTLMALFVCFSLAMPSKLNSYRELFGWISKSYPSQRILVIYDHLIPSAELYSNKKVLTIHDRRFQSLREIQFEDVVPVNYYDLNKTEDQQRVRNFNDNKVLFMVKKKDIEFVPAYLSDHFKYRKERNGWYFYSN from the coding sequence ATGGGTAGAAAGAGTATTGGTTATCTTTTTATTTTAATAGTTGGCTTATTACTGGCTATAGGGATACCGGGGTTTATGGAGAGCAGTGAAGCGAGGTATGCGGCAATTGGTTACGAGATGTTTTCTTCTGGCGATTACCTGCATCCCTATCTTTTAGGAATTTACCATTTTCATAAACCTCCTTTAACCTATATCATAACAGCCTTGGGATATTCGATTTTTGGAGTTAATGAATTTGGTGCTCGTTTCTTTTTAGTGGTAGCCTACGCTATACAGCTTTTATTGGTGTATAGGATCAATCTTTTACTTTTCGGGAATGCTAAACAGAGTAGGCTGGCGATGATTATTTATGCAGGATTTCCAATCGTTCTTATTTCTGTTCTTAACCTAACTACCGATGCTTATTTAAATACTTTTTTTATGGCAGCGGTATATTTTTATATCTGTTATTATCAAAAGAAAAACTATAGCAGCCTTTATTTGCTAGCCATTATGTTGGGATTGGGGGTTCTTACTAAAGGCCCCGTGGTCTTTCTTCCTTTTGGTGTTTTTATAGTTTTATTTCAATCATTTCTAAAACCGAAATGGAAGTGGACCATACATCACTGGATGGCGCTGATCTTATGTGTTTTTATTTCGGTGAGTTGGTTTGCCTATATGGTGGGTACTGTCCCTAAATTATGGGAGTATTTTATTGGCTATCAATTAAAGGACAGAATATTTAATGCAGAAGTTTTTCATAGAGCCGAGCCGTTTTGGTATTATCTTATTTTAGCGCCCCTGCTTATCTTTCCTTATTCGGTTCCATTAATATTTGGAGTATTTAAAAACCGGGGAACCCGCAATGCCTTAGCTAAGGTTTTTATAGCTGGCGCTCTAATAATCATCTTTATATTCTCATTATTTTCTTCTAAACTGATCTTGTATATTTTACCTTCATCCTTGTTTTTCGCATCTTTTATTGCTTATAAGCTGAATACTCATCCCAAACAATTGAAACTTTTAATCCATACCATGACCTGGGAATTGTATATTTTAATAGGGGGCGGGGTGCTGTTTTTTTTATTTTCAGCACTATTTATCCCGGCAGCTCTATTAAGCGTATTTCTACTGGGATTTCTTTGTTGCAGGTTTAAAGGTAAAAAATGGTCTTTTGGAGTCCTTAATTTATGGTTTGTGCCTACTTTAATGGCCTTATTCGTTTGTTTCAGCTTAGCGATGCCTTCAAAGCTAAATTCTTATCGAGAGCTTTTTGGATGGATTTCGAAATCATATCCTTCACAGCGTATTTTGGTGATCTATGATCATCTCATTCCTTCGGCAGAGTTATATAGTAACAAAAAGGTGCTGACGATCCATGATCGACGTTTTCAATCTTTAAGGGAAATTCAGTTTGAGGATGTCGTTCCTGTTAATTACTACGACCTCAATAAAACTGAAGATCAACAGCGTGTAAGGAACTTTAATGATAATAAGGTGCTGTTTATGGTGAAAAAGAAAGATATTGAGTTTGTACCTGCATATCTTAGCGATCATTTTAAATATCGTAAAGAGCGGAATGGCTGGTATTTTTATAGTAATTAG
- a CDS encoding NAD-dependent epimerase/dehydratase family protein: MHFFITGAAGFIGSNLSLALLQLGHQVTGIDNLNDFYDVNLKKKNLTDLQKKFIDFYKVDLCEKSELEQLPVHNIDFVIHLAAQPGLDPHTSFNSYLQNNTIATHNLLEYCENFHAKHLKLFINISTSSVYGLTAQGDEQQVPQPVSYYGVTKLAAEQLALSYFRNEMLPVCSLRLFSVYGPRERNDKMFPKLIAAALLQTSFHLYSGSLEHIRSFTYVEDIVEGIKKLIENYENCYGEIINLGSNETYTVKECIHLVENLTHSSIHLKQLPARNGDQKSTKAQIEKAGRLIGFKPATTLQSGIKQQIQFFKETLICE; the protein is encoded by the coding sequence ATGCATTTTTTTATAACGGGAGCAGCTGGATTTATTGGTTCTAACCTAAGCTTGGCACTTCTACAATTAGGACATCAAGTTACAGGCATCGATAATCTGAATGATTTTTATGATGTGAATTTGAAAAAGAAAAACCTGACTGATTTACAAAAGAAATTTATCGACTTCTATAAGGTAGATTTGTGTGAAAAAAGTGAGCTGGAACAATTACCGGTTCACAATATCGATTTTGTGATTCATCTGGCAGCACAGCCGGGACTGGACCCTCATACAAGTTTTAATTCTTACCTGCAGAACAATACTATAGCTACCCATAATTTATTAGAATATTGTGAAAATTTTCACGCTAAACATTTAAAACTTTTTATTAATATTAGTACTTCTTCTGTCTACGGATTAACCGCACAAGGCGATGAACAACAGGTTCCACAACCCGTTTCCTATTACGGCGTCACCAAACTTGCGGCAGAGCAGCTCGCATTATCCTACTTTAGAAACGAGATGCTTCCCGTATGTTCGCTTCGTTTATTTTCAGTATATGGTCCCAGAGAACGGAATGATAAAATGTTCCCTAAATTAATTGCCGCTGCTTTATTACAAACTTCTTTCCATCTATATTCCGGCAGTCTAGAACATATACGCAGTTTCACCTATGTTGAAGATATTGTTGAGGGAATAAAAAAGCTTATCGAAAATTACGAAAACTGCTATGGAGAAATCATCAACCTGGGAAGTAACGAAACCTATACAGTAAAAGAATGTATTCATCTGGTTGAAAACTTAACACATTCATCCATTCATTTAAAGCAGTTACCGGCAAGAAATGGAGACCAGAAAAGCACAAAAGCTCAAATAGAAAAAGCCGGGAGATTAATCGGTTTCAAACCTGCTACTACTTTACAATCTGGAATTAAACAGCAAATACAATTTTTTAAGGAAACATTGATTTGTGAGTAA
- a CDS encoding RagB/SusD family nutrient uptake outer membrane protein, which translates to MMKNRNPKYICSALIGVILLCTGCESFLETEIPNNKISSVTVFENVETANSAMRGVYNELFRAYYSYGGRNSVTVIAGISGNTLQTEVLDNNLIQFEQYAINPANSYNYNIWASAYKMIYQVNAILEGLEASGINVATKNRLMGEASFVRAFTYFYLVNLYGTVPLILSTDYRPNATAGNAAVSSIYEQIIADLEFAMSKLGDDYTEGDRSRPNRFSAMALLARTYLYTENWSMAAEMSNQVISLNTHYELLSDLNEVFLANSREALWQISPIGSASGAVHTNEGNLFIRADNATSSVPVSLTENFLNSFDDRDLRYQNWVDVYTLNEREIYFPYKYKIQYAPSGSIVEYSMVLRLAEQYLINAEANAHLGNLKAAISGVNTIRERAGVAAITPSDLQMSEESILQVILQEKHKEFFTEWGHRYLDLKRIISLQINVPNLEQEQLSRLYPIPEQELISNPNLEQNEGY; encoded by the coding sequence ATGATGAAAAATAGGAACCCTAAATATATATGTAGTGCCTTGATAGGAGTAATCCTTTTATGCACAGGCTGCGAAAGCTTTTTAGAAACAGAAATCCCGAATAATAAAATTAGTAGCGTTACTGTTTTTGAGAATGTAGAAACCGCTAACAGTGCCATGCGGGGAGTGTACAATGAACTTTTTCGTGCGTATTATTCGTATGGAGGGCGTAATTCGGTTACCGTCATTGCCGGAATTTCCGGGAATACCCTTCAGACAGAAGTTCTCGATAATAATTTAATACAATTCGAGCAGTATGCCATTAACCCTGCAAATTCGTACAACTATAATATATGGGCCAGTGCCTATAAGATGATCTACCAGGTTAATGCGATCCTCGAAGGATTGGAAGCTTCAGGTATCAATGTAGCTACCAAAAATCGTTTAATGGGAGAGGCCAGTTTTGTACGTGCTTTTACTTATTTCTATTTGGTGAATCTTTATGGTACTGTACCGCTAATCCTATCTACAGATTACAGGCCGAATGCCACTGCAGGGAATGCTGCTGTTTCATCGATATATGAGCAGATTATAGCGGATCTGGAATTTGCGATGTCAAAATTGGGAGATGACTATACTGAGGGTGACAGAAGCAGGCCAAACCGTTTTTCAGCCATGGCTTTATTGGCACGAACTTATTTATATACTGAAAATTGGAGCATGGCTGCGGAAATGAGTAACCAAGTGATAAGCCTAAATACACACTATGAATTACTAAGTGATTTAAATGAGGTCTTTTTAGCGAATAGTCGGGAAGCTTTATGGCAAATTTCTCCTATTGGTTCTGCTTCTGGGGCTGTACATACAAACGAAGGAAATCTTTTTATACGGGCCGATAATGCGACTTCATCAGTGCCGGTTTCCTTAACCGAAAATTTCCTAAATTCTTTTGACGATAGAGATCTACGCTATCAAAATTGGGTTGATGTTTATACCCTTAACGAAAGGGAGATCTATTTCCCTTATAAATATAAAATTCAATATGCACCTTCCGGAAGCATTGTAGAATATTCCATGGTCTTACGTTTGGCAGAACAATATTTAATTAATGCAGAAGCTAATGCCCACCTGGGGAATTTGAAGGCTGCAATAAGTGGGGTGAATACGATTAGAGAACGTGCAGGTGTTGCCGCAATAACACCTTCCGACCTACAGATGAGTGAAGAATCTATCCTCCAAGTGATCTTGCAAGAGAAACATAAAGAGTTCTTTACGGAATGGGGACATCGGTATTTGGATCTTAAGCGCATAATTTCCCTTCAAATAAATGTACCAAATTTGGAACAAGAGCAACTCTCGCGGTTATATCCCATTCCGGAACAAGAACTGATCAGTAATCCTAATCTTGAACAGAATGAAGGCTATTAA
- a CDS encoding helix-turn-helix domain-containing protein — protein sequence MSKRLFSDPRYHLLVEALLKASKGIFSYRIPISDSKDEIDTLALIFNNASLQLARMFRELQVTSPKFLQPKIFILIDKNHAINSYFDSAGLIIKNADPAVSLLQLLSDRSKKKYKRRFTLFLNSKDQEFDIGVIDFVSPEGLLIPLKARLYCPGRYTRLDLFLLIGYEPEDAIYMTKTKARSSPSPLALKVINSDSKNIYDYQLSEKLHRILMEGLHDGIPSLGDIAFKAAASVSRIKRVFKERFHQSILQYDMEKRLEGSLTILEGGGMSIKQVSHHFGFKTPAHFTQRFKRHFGVTPSQYRKNYFSKISERNLG from the coding sequence ATGTCTAAACGATTATTTTCCGATCCCCGATACCATCTACTTGTAGAGGCCTTACTTAAAGCATCCAAAGGTATATTTTCTTATCGAATACCTATTTCGGACAGCAAGGATGAGATTGATACCCTTGCATTAATTTTTAACAATGCGAGTTTGCAATTGGCCAGGATGTTTAGGGAGCTGCAGGTCACCTCTCCAAAATTTCTACAACCCAAAATTTTTATCTTAATTGATAAAAATCACGCTATTAACAGCTATTTTGATAGCGCAGGACTTATTATCAAAAATGCTGATCCAGCCGTTAGCCTACTACAACTTTTAAGTGATCGCTCTAAGAAAAAGTATAAACGTAGGTTTACACTTTTTTTAAACTCCAAGGATCAGGAATTCGACATAGGAGTGATTGATTTTGTAAGTCCGGAAGGACTACTGATCCCTCTTAAGGCGCGTCTCTATTGTCCTGGAAGGTATACCAGGCTAGATTTGTTTTTATTGATTGGGTATGAGCCTGAAGACGCTATTTACATGACCAAAACAAAAGCCAGATCATCCCCATCCCCACTTGCCCTTAAGGTTATTAACAGTGATTCAAAAAATATATACGATTATCAATTATCCGAGAAGTTGCATCGTATTCTTATGGAAGGCCTGCATGATGGTATCCCTTCATTAGGAGATATTGCCTTTAAAGCTGCTGCAAGCGTTAGCAGGATAAAACGTGTTTTTAAAGAACGATTTCATCAATCCATATTACAATATGATATGGAAAAGCGACTGGAAGGTAGCCTAACAATACTGGAAGGCGGAGGAATGAGCATTAAACAGGTTAGTCATCATTTTGGATTTAAAACACCCGCGCATTTCACCCAACGGTTTAAGCGGCATTTTGGGGTTACCCCTTCCCAGTACCGTAAAAATTATTTTTCCAAAATATCAGAGCGCAACCTTGGGTAG
- a CDS encoding MauE/DoxX family redox-associated membrane protein, with protein sequence MKTTSNHRMQASHFRSINYSRVLEAILLYYFILLLSYAALSKITEGNSLYTSLINAPLYLSAKLAAVGQWLIPITELVLAISISFKSTRRIGYLSIALLFILLSIYTGWIIWFLPNKPCSCGGLISLLSWKQHVVFNLVNLILSLVAWYLTKREVTANPKTI encoded by the coding sequence ATGAAAACCACATCAAATCATAGGATGCAGGCATCCCATTTTAGAAGCATTAATTATTCCCGAGTTTTAGAGGCTATTCTTTTGTATTATTTTATTCTGTTACTGAGCTATGCGGCACTAAGCAAAATTACCGAAGGGAATAGTTTATATACCAGCCTTATAAATGCCCCATTATATTTGAGTGCTAAACTCGCAGCTGTTGGACAATGGCTTATTCCCATAACAGAACTTGTACTGGCGATAAGTATCAGTTTTAAAAGCACCCGACGTATCGGTTATCTAAGTATTGCTTTATTATTTATCCTTCTAAGCATTTATACCGGTTGGATTATCTGGTTTTTACCCAACAAGCCCTGTAGTTGTGGCGGGCTGATTTCTTTACTGAGTTGGAAGCAACATGTAGTATTTAACCTGGTTAATCTTATACTAAGCTTAGTAGCCTGGTATCTTACCAAGCGAGAGGTTACGGCGAATCCCAAAACAATATAA
- a CDS encoding DUF6520 family protein: protein MKTNFLIPALAFVSAIGMSFTAPTIQQSGEVFKDGTWQAVPVNCNGESNNCQVRFTSDPTQLYDVYDSSHENILQSSGQATIIDDSME, encoded by the coding sequence ATGAAAACCAATTTTTTAATCCCGGCACTGGCATTCGTTAGTGCTATCGGAATGTCGTTTACCGCTCCTACTATTCAACAAAGTGGGGAGGTGTTTAAAGATGGAACCTGGCAAGCTGTACCCGTAAATTGCAACGGGGAAAGCAATAATTGCCAGGTAAGATTCACTTCAGATCCAACACAATTATATGATGTTTATGATAGTAGCCATGAGAATATTTTACAATCCTCAGGTCAGGCTACCATAATCGATGACTCTATGGAGTAA
- a CDS encoding DUF7793 family protein: protein MRKETDYAVMWISDGIFYLTFKPVPDLNLKIAKMIVADRLLYQHEKVYPMIWDLRKIHHISDDAMAFFASEGTAMLKVLAIVVHTPYEHYLGEIFIQFHHPQIPTKLCFTKHEALSFIVDDR from the coding sequence ATGCGGAAGGAGACCGACTATGCAGTAATGTGGATTAGTGATGGAATTTTTTATTTAACGTTTAAACCTGTTCCTGATCTTAATCTCAAAATAGCAAAGATGATTGTAGCCGATAGGCTATTATATCAACATGAAAAAGTATATCCTATGATATGGGATTTACGCAAGATACATCACATTAGTGATGATGCCATGGCCTTTTTTGCTAGTGAAGGTACTGCAATGCTTAAGGTTTTAGCCATAGTAGTACATACCCCTTACGAGCATTATCTGGGAGAAATTTTCATACAATTCCATCATCCGCAAATACCTACAAAACTTTGTTTCACTAAACATGAAGCCTTAAGTTTTATTGTAGATGACCGGTAA
- a CDS encoding M16 family metallopeptidase gives MENLPAKDKSTVITGELGNGFRYYIKPLHDENKIHTQLLVKAGFQEETPEQWECAHLIEHLLIKETENAPNGITAKLNEIGLGLRSVAAFTGRNNTSYNLEFPSEHKEALQVSMEFYHDVLSKQIFSPNAIADEKMRVIQEFNFRSGQKNIASHRLKAKAFPCFNEPPLDFEIHIKSLKKSTIQRYYNKWYQPGRTSLIIIGAIKDPADLEQQIRSMFSKITNESPRDGDMDCEQKYLKQSSKIVSVTSRLKEEKMHLELLHKLKKPTNMLAYYKDNYIETLGVNILNEHFKVFENQYGYSSKTWSRINEYPKAFAIAMVAEPGDFRRDLSQNMSLIAGLAQKEMNAYDFEKSKMRLLEQLKWVKNDNANYWLEMIRDRIIYGLKGNYLSKNELNEAVGGITKSDIDRFFKSVLQPAFDDITIIKPEKSDLDIEEGELRNSIYNAYKKPFIPEQTKVLHQLIPDSLNDSLKLHSIRKLKLSTDSLQEFELSNGIKLVFKTISSSEAENKIMVHGFTPIGANDFSSDDYESAINARDIIRNNGVYKYNKFQFNSYLDSIGFDGHLNPYIDNQTSGFRGEARVSDIELVFQLIYLYSQHARNTEEAFEDWKLNSSEFYSLGHNMGIADFADKIDVSIGRKTIPTGHMRIASVKNTVKERAFHIYNQVFTNADRFTYIIVGDFEIEKVLPLAAKYLGNITSSSTNIMNAPFVKSSLLSTPKKIKVSIEGIQDVKMKLSYITPIYKEIWKAKIELDLMCRILNDVLVNSLWTDTSMGTTYFIAAAGRVDHLENYGELAIYFDTDPNIAEGFRENVIKTISNLNIKEQRFQKNKEALLKRFDNEKLNVLMDDILEHYRYQEEFADYRTKQRYLNSISFTDFKKLYKEYLGKHPWEFIGINAHKRSPE, from the coding sequence ATGGAGAATCTACCAGCTAAGGATAAGAGTACGGTGATAACTGGGGAACTTGGTAACGGCTTTCGTTACTATATCAAACCTTTACATGATGAAAACAAAATACACACCCAGTTACTCGTAAAAGCAGGCTTTCAGGAAGAAACACCAGAGCAGTGGGAATGTGCACACCTGATAGAACATTTGCTTATAAAAGAAACTGAAAATGCTCCAAATGGAATCACGGCGAAATTAAATGAGATTGGATTGGGGCTTAGAAGTGTTGCTGCCTTTACCGGTAGAAACAATACCTCTTATAATTTGGAGTTTCCATCGGAACACAAGGAGGCCTTACAGGTAAGTATGGAATTTTATCATGATGTGTTATCAAAGCAAATATTTAGTCCTAACGCTATAGCGGATGAAAAGATGAGGGTAATTCAGGAATTTAACTTTAGAAGCGGGCAGAAGAATATTGCTAGCCATCGGCTTAAAGCTAAAGCTTTTCCTTGTTTTAATGAGCCTCCATTAGATTTTGAAATTCATATAAAATCCTTAAAGAAATCTACAATACAACGGTACTATAATAAATGGTATCAACCAGGTAGGACTAGTTTAATCATTATTGGTGCTATTAAAGATCCTGCTGATTTAGAACAACAAATTAGATCGATGTTCTCTAAAATAACCAATGAATCACCGAGAGATGGGGATATGGATTGTGAACAAAAATACCTAAAACAATCTTCTAAAATTGTTAGTGTTACTTCTAGGCTCAAAGAAGAAAAAATGCATTTGGAACTGCTACATAAACTTAAAAAACCAACGAATATGCTGGCTTATTATAAAGATAACTATATCGAAACCTTAGGGGTTAATATCCTCAATGAGCATTTTAAAGTCTTTGAAAATCAGTATGGATATTCCAGTAAAACATGGTCACGTATTAATGAATATCCTAAAGCATTTGCGATAGCTATGGTTGCCGAACCCGGTGATTTTAGAAGGGATTTATCACAAAATATGAGTCTTATTGCCGGTTTGGCCCAAAAAGAAATGAACGCCTATGATTTTGAGAAAAGTAAAATGAGGCTGCTTGAACAATTAAAGTGGGTTAAAAATGATAATGCTAACTACTGGTTGGAAATGATAAGAGACCGTATTATTTACGGATTAAAAGGAAATTACCTAAGTAAAAACGAATTGAATGAGGCAGTGGGAGGAATTACAAAAAGTGATATTGATCGTTTTTTTAAAAGCGTATTACAACCGGCTTTTGATGATATAACGATCATTAAACCTGAAAAATCCGACCTGGATATTGAAGAGGGCGAGTTAAGGAATAGTATTTATAATGCGTATAAAAAGCCTTTTATACCTGAACAAACTAAGGTGCTACATCAGTTGATCCCTGATTCTCTAAATGATAGTTTAAAGCTACATTCAATAAGGAAGCTAAAGCTATCTACCGATTCGCTGCAGGAATTTGAGTTATCAAACGGAATTAAGCTGGTTTTTAAAACTATTTCTTCATCAGAAGCTGAGAATAAAATAATGGTTCACGGCTTTACTCCTATTGGAGCGAATGATTTTTCATCGGATGATTATGAGTCAGCAATCAATGCGCGGGATATCATTAGGAATAATGGGGTGTATAAGTATAATAAATTTCAATTTAACAGCTATCTGGATAGTATCGGTTTTGATGGTCACTTAAACCCTTATATAGATAACCAGACTTCAGGTTTCAGGGGTGAGGCGAGGGTTTCTGATATAGAATTGGTGTTTCAACTTATTTATCTCTATTCCCAACATGCCAGAAATACCGAAGAGGCCTTTGAGGACTGGAAATTAAATAGTAGTGAGTTTTATAGTTTAGGACACAATATGGGAATAGCGGACTTTGCAGATAAAATAGATGTATCAATAGGGAGAAAAACAATTCCTACAGGCCATATGCGAATAGCATCTGTAAAAAATACAGTTAAGGAAAGGGCATTTCATATTTATAATCAGGTTTTTACAAATGCAGATCGTTTTACTTATATCATTGTGGGTGATTTTGAAATAGAGAAAGTGCTTCCCCTTGCAGCGAAATACCTGGGAAATATTACCAGTTCATCAACCAATATTATGAATGCTCCTTTCGTGAAAAGCAGTTTGCTGAGTACTCCTAAAAAGATAAAAGTATCTATTGAAGGAATTCAGGATGTAAAAATGAAACTAAGCTATATCACCCCAATCTACAAAGAGATATGGAAAGCTAAAATTGAACTTGATTTAATGTGCAGAATTTTAAATGATGTTCTGGTAAATTCTTTATGGACAGATACCAGTATGGGAACCACCTATTTTATAGCGGCAGCGGGTCGTGTTGACCATTTAGAAAATTATGGAGAGCTTGCAATCTATTTTGATACGGATCCGAATATTGCAGAGGGCTTTAGAGAAAACGTGATAAAAACGATTTCAAATTTGAATATAAAGGAACAGCGGTTTCAGAAAAATAAAGAAGCGCTTTTGAAACGTTTTGATAATGAAAAATTAAATGTTCTCATGGATGATATATTAGAACATTACCGGTATCAAGAAGAATTTGCCGATTACAGAACCAAACAAAGATACCTGAATTCTATTTCTTTTACTGATTTTAAAAAGTTATATAAAGAATATCTGGGGAAGCATCCCTGGGAGTTTATAGGGATAAATGCTCATAAAAGGAGTCCCGAATAA